The following coding sequences are from one Streptomyces venezuelae window:
- a CDS encoding serine/threonine-protein kinase, which produces MEKLVPGDPQRIGAYRLLARLGAGGMGHVYLARSERGRTVAVKLVRQELAEQEEFRNRFRQEVQAARQVGGAWTAPVLDADTEAAIPWLATGYVAGPSLQSVVSHDHGPLPERSVHILGAGLAHALKDIHAAGMVHRDLKPSNVLITIDGPRVIDFGIARALETVTDGGLTRTGALVGSPGFMAPEQVRGDRITPACDVFCLGSVLAYAASGALPFGTANSGVHALMFRIAQEEPDLEGLPEGLAELIGACLRKEPGDRPSLDEVLERTGAADALGDDGHTLDPWLPGALVAQLGRHAVQLLDAEDPEESGESGESGEGVESVGGADGVAAGSGGERGAVQDATPPPPGKPGTAPLDHLPTMVSGQAPPTPPPGAPVYGYPQQTPAPRQAPVQHPAYGYPHQPPPPGFGPTPPYGPTPPYGPVPPPEPARRSGRSTAALVVVALIVALGAGGTVYAVMNGDSAEDKRGDDSANGNSASSAPKTPGPSTPGPESSSPGPSPSDSDDGTIPDKYLGTWSGGLDTDNGHSTRELTLQQGEVGDTVLSVTADGPADGGGTYHCVFQGKLVSASGERLRIGPTEVTVGEPMTSCTPGDPSVITILGNGKLRRANTDGSGELTYDKGN; this is translated from the coding sequence ATGGAGAAGCTCGTGCCCGGGGATCCGCAACGGATCGGCGCGTACCGTCTGTTGGCGCGGCTCGGGGCCGGGGGCATGGGGCATGTGTACCTCGCCCGGTCCGAGCGGGGCCGTACGGTCGCCGTGAAGCTCGTGCGGCAGGAGCTCGCCGAGCAGGAGGAGTTCCGGAACCGGTTCCGGCAGGAGGTGCAGGCCGCCCGGCAAGTGGGGGGTGCGTGGACCGCGCCCGTGCTGGACGCCGACACCGAGGCCGCCATCCCGTGGCTCGCGACCGGGTACGTCGCCGGACCCTCCCTCCAGAGCGTCGTCTCGCACGATCACGGGCCGTTGCCCGAGCGGTCCGTCCACATCCTCGGTGCCGGGCTCGCTCATGCCCTGAAGGACATCCACGCCGCCGGCATGGTCCACCGCGACCTCAAGCCGTCCAACGTCCTCATCACCATCGACGGGCCCCGCGTCATCGACTTCGGCATCGCGCGCGCCCTGGAGACGGTCACCGACGGAGGGCTGACCCGCACGGGCGCGCTCGTCGGGTCGCCCGGGTTCATGGCCCCCGAGCAGGTGCGGGGGGATCGGATCACGCCCGCCTGTGACGTCTTCTGTCTCGGGTCCGTGCTCGCCTACGCCGCTTCCGGCGCCCTGCCCTTCGGGACCGCCAACAGCGGCGTGCACGCGCTGATGTTCCGCATCGCCCAGGAGGAGCCCGACCTGGAGGGGCTTCCCGAAGGGCTCGCCGAGCTGATCGGCGCCTGCCTCCGCAAGGAGCCGGGCGACCGGCCCTCCCTCGACGAGGTGCTCGAGCGTACGGGGGCCGCCGACGCGCTGGGGGACGACGGACACACCCTCGATCCCTGGCTGCCCGGCGCCCTCGTCGCCCAACTGGGTCGGCACGCCGTCCAGTTGCTCGACGCCGAGGACCCCGAGGAGAGCGGGGAGAGCGGGGAGAGCGGGGAGGGCGTAGAGAGCGTGGGGGGCGCGGACGGAGTCGCAGCGGGGTCCGGTGGGGAGCGTGGCGCTGTTCAGGACGCCACCCCTCCCCCGCCCGGCAAGCCCGGCACCGCCCCCCTCGACCACCTGCCCACCATGGTCTCCGGGCAGGCCCCTCCCACACCCCCGCCCGGCGCCCCGGTGTACGGCTACCCGCAGCAGACCCCGGCGCCGCGGCAGGCCCCGGTCCAGCACCCCGCCTACGGGTACCCCCACCAGCCGCCCCCGCCCGGGTTCGGGCCCACGCCTCCCTACGGGCCCACTCCCCCGTACGGGCCCGTCCCGCCGCCCGAGCCCGCGCGGCGCAGTGGGCGGTCCACCGCCGCGCTGGTCGTCGTCGCGCTCATAGTGGCTCTCGGAGCGGGCGGCACCGTCTACGCCGTCATGAACGGCGACAGCGCCGAGGACAAGCGGGGTGACGACTCCGCCAACGGGAACAGCGCCAGCAGCGCACCGAAGACCCCGGGGCCCTCCACGCCGGGGCCCGAGTCGAGCTCCCCCGGACCGTCGCCGTCCGACAGCGACGACGGCACCATCCCGGACAAATACCTCGGCACCTGGTCCGGCGGCCTCGACACCGACAACGGTCACAGCACCCGCGAACTCACCCTCCAGCAGGGCGAGGTCGGCGACACCGTGCTGTCCGTGACGGCCGACGGGCCCGCCGACGGAGGCGGCACCTACCACTGCGTCTTCCAGGGGAAACTCGTGTCCGCGTCCGGCGAGCGACTGCGCATCGGACCCACCGAGGTCACCGTCGGCGAGCCCATGACGTCCTGCACGCCCGGCGACCCGAGCGTCATCACCATCCTCGGCAACGGCAAGCTCCGGCGCGCCAACACCGACGGCAGCGGCGAGCTGACGTACGACAAGGGGAACTGA
- a CDS encoding MarR family winged helix-turn-helix transcriptional regulator — MSDNRQDLLSRTALTVFRLNGRFLTASEELAKPAGLTAAWWQVLGAVLRDPLPVAGVARTMGITRQSVQRVADLLVREGLAEYTPNPAHRRAKLLRPTEEGRAAVSRIEPGHADLAARLADALGDAEFAETARVLERLATVLDDVLDTDAGSSGAVTEP, encoded by the coding sequence GTGAGCGACAACCGCCAGGACCTCCTGAGCCGCACCGCCCTGACCGTCTTCCGCCTCAACGGCCGGTTCCTCACCGCCTCCGAGGAACTGGCGAAGCCCGCCGGGCTCACCGCGGCCTGGTGGCAGGTGCTCGGCGCGGTGCTGCGCGACCCGCTGCCGGTCGCGGGCGTCGCCCGCACGATGGGCATCACGCGCCAGAGCGTGCAGCGCGTGGCGGACCTCCTGGTCCGCGAGGGCCTCGCCGAATACACGCCGAACCCGGCCCACCGCCGAGCCAAACTCCTCCGCCCGACGGAGGAGGGCAGGGCCGCCGTCTCCCGCATCGAGCCCGGCCACGCGGACTTGGCGGCCCGCCTGGCGGACGCACTCGGCGACGCGGAGTTCGCGGAGACGGCACGGGTACTGGAACGCCTGGCGACGGTGTTGGACGACGTCCTCGACACGGATGCGGGGTCCTCCGGGGCCGTTACGGAACCGTAG